In Methanobacterium paludis, the following proteins share a genomic window:
- a CDS encoding nitroreductase family protein, translating to MDFKELIMGRYATKKFDGRKIDDETLDQILEMVRFSPSALNIQPWKIKVIADNDLKAKLSPASMDQAQIKTCSHLLVFCANTDLKGNAKKLVNGLNAAGIPQENVEQYQRVLDNFINIFASNELCEAQNNVFIAATTVLYAAKSVGVDSCPMQGFDPKAYMEILELPSNLIPTIIVPMGYPADEQMPKNRFPKEEIFF from the coding sequence ATGGATTTTAAAGAACTGATAATGGGAAGATATGCTACTAAGAAATTTGATGGTCGTAAGATTGATGATGAAACATTGGATCAAATATTGGAGATGGTAAGATTTTCCCCATCTGCATTGAATATACAGCCATGGAAGATTAAAGTTATAGCAGATAATGATTTAAAGGCAAAATTGTCTCCTGCTTCAATGGATCAGGCACAGATAAAAACATGCTCCCATTTACTGGTGTTTTGTGCAAATACTGACTTAAAAGGAAATGCAAAAAAGCTTGTCAATGGTTTGAATGCAGCTGGAATTCCGCAAGAAAATGTTGAACAGTACCAGAGAGTATTGGACAATTTCATCAATATATTTGCTTCAAATGAGCTTTGTGAGGCTCAAAATAATGTTTTCATAGCAGCTACTACTGTACTTTATGCTGCAAAGTCAGTTGGGGTAGATTCTTGTCCAATGCAGGGATTTGATCCGAAAGCTTACATGGAAATCCTGGAACTTCCATCGAACCTTATACCAACAATAATTGTACCTATGGGATATCCAGCAGATGAGCAAATGCCAAAAAATCGTTTCCCTAAAGAAGAAATATTTTTCTGA
- a CDS encoding N-acetyltransferase, translating to MKLGGYIRKEGNNLVSTCNTCGKDVKLNDETKDWFGSGYFCPICKNKLAIEFEGRTYDAEELLNLEWNPTLLKRANKINGTLYSALGSSSQDWETFMALNYIAANDKSIGNPLDIIDADEKDEMDILLLFDNKNEKYIGFLDWTTYDGEYGNDYMNSDLLFQIYILEEERRKGNGSKALKFWAENYAKKADGKFGIELSPNSQLKEVLLNLGYAEEVDGKFIPKNFYVSPEFDKQIDRSIPVRKSNLKGID from the coding sequence ATGAAACTTGGAGGATATATAAGAAAAGAGGGGAATAATCTAGTTTCAACGTGTAATACTTGTGGAAAGGATGTAAAATTAAATGATGAGACTAAGGATTGGTTTGGATCAGGCTATTTCTGTCCTATTTGTAAGAATAAACTTGCTATTGAATTTGAAGGACGCACATATGATGCTGAGGAATTATTAAACTTGGAATGGAATCCAACACTTCTAAAAAGAGCAAATAAGATAAATGGAACCTTATACTCTGCGTTAGGATCCAGTAGTCAAGATTGGGAAACTTTTATGGCTTTAAATTACATCGCAGCTAATGATAAAAGCATAGGAAACCCCCTTGACATTATTGATGCGGATGAAAAAGACGAAATGGATATTCTTTTGTTATTTGATAATAAAAATGAAAAATACATCGGATTTTTAGACTGGACAACCTATGATGGAGAATATGGAAATGACTACATGAATAGTGATTTATTATTCCAGATTTATATTCTCGAAGAAGAAAGAAGAAAAGGTAATGGTAGCAAAGCCCTTAAATTTTGGGCTGAAAATTATGCAAAAAAAGCTGACGGAAAATTTGGTATTGAATTATCTCCAAATAGCCAATTAAAAGAAGTTTTATTGAATTTGGGTTATGCTGAAGAAGTGGATGGAAAATTTATCCCAAAAAATTTTTATGTATCACCAGAGTTTGATAAACAAATTGATCGATCGATACCAGTTCGCAAAAGCAATTTAAAGGGAATTGATTAA
- a CDS encoding TRAM domain-containing protein: protein MFGNSYGNDRGNSNPVNEGEEYDVKIEDTGRDGDGIARVEGFVVFVSGAKVGDEVKIRINSTRRNFAFAEVVE, encoded by the coding sequence TTGTTTGGAAATAGTTACGGTAATGATAGAGGAAATTCTAATCCTGTAAATGAAGGAGAAGAATACGATGTTAAAATTGAGGACACAGGCAGAGACGGAGACGGAATTGCCCGTGTAGAAGGTTTTGTGGTTTTTGTTTCAGGCGCTAAAGTTGGCGATGAAGTTAAAATTAGAATCAACTCTACTAGAAGAAACTTTGCTTTCGCTGAAGTAGTAGAATAA
- the rnc gene encoding ribonuclease III, which produces MQLLKKFSINPINNHLYELAFLHESYSNEHGLSECYERLEFLGDTVLDLVVSEFLYNMDSNLNEGQLTRMRSNYVCKKALYAYSKELGLDQYIKLGAGPELTRREIDSVISDVFESFIGALYLDQGLDIVKEFLSKTVIPHINNRDIFFYDYKSELKQLCDHDCLDIAYELIKEEGEPHNKKFTMAAIINGKNYGTGCGGSKKEAEQNAAKIALGRV; this is translated from the coding sequence ATGCAACTGTTAAAAAAATTTTCAATTAATCCCATTAATAATCATCTTTATGAGCTGGCTTTTCTTCACGAGTCTTATTCCAATGAACATGGCCTCAGTGAATGTTATGAAAGATTAGAATTTTTAGGTGATACAGTCCTGGATCTGGTAGTATCTGAATTTTTATACAATATGGATTCCAATTTAAATGAAGGCCAATTAACCCGTATGCGTTCTAATTATGTATGTAAAAAAGCACTTTATGCCTATTCTAAAGAATTAGGATTAGATCAATATATAAAATTAGGAGCTGGTCCAGAATTAACAAGACGAGAAATTGATTCTGTTATTAGTGATGTATTTGAATCTTTTATTGGGGCTTTATATCTCGATCAGGGCCTTGATATTGTCAAAGAATTTCTCTCTAAAACAGTCATACCCCATATAAATAATCGGGACATCTTTTTTTACGATTATAAATCTGAATTAAAACAATTATGTGATCATGACTGTCTTGATATAGCTTACGAGTTAATCAAAGAAGAAGGAGAACCGCATAATAAAAAATTCACCATGGCTGCCATAATTAATGGTAAAAATTATGGAACAGGTTGTGGTGGAAGTAAAAAAGAAGCAGAACAAAATGCTGCTAAAATTGCATTGGGTAGGGTTTAA
- a CDS encoding alpha/beta fold hydrolase, producing MKSVRSKKKLILVTILAVIFVMTVAFIYYVSDYYHADNRALAVLKSTESYNVSDTPDYITFTPSSNGSTTGIIIYPGAKIQAEAYSVIASKLAQKGYTTVIVKMPFNLAFLGVDKADGVIAKHGEIDKWVIAGHSLGGVFASEYALKHEDKISGVIYLGAYPSTNASNATFKALSIRGSLDGLTTDKSISENLGKFPANTTFVTIAGGNHYNFGDYGVQAGDNSSTITRKEQQDKTVSYIVGFVEGL from the coding sequence ATGAAATCTGTAAGATCCAAAAAGAAGCTAATTTTAGTCACAATTTTGGCAGTAATTTTTGTAATGACTGTTGCATTCATTTATTACGTTTCTGATTACTACCACGCTGACAACCGGGCTTTAGCTGTACTTAAATCAACAGAATCGTATAATGTATCAGATACTCCAGATTACATTACATTTACTCCCAGCTCAAACGGGAGCACGACGGGAATTATAATTTATCCAGGGGCCAAGATTCAAGCTGAGGCTTACTCAGTAATTGCTTCCAAGCTTGCTCAAAAGGGTTACACCACTGTGATTGTGAAAATGCCCTTTAATCTGGCATTTCTTGGTGTTGATAAAGCTGACGGTGTCATAGCAAAACACGGAGAAATTGATAAATGGGTGATTGCAGGCCATTCACTTGGCGGTGTTTTTGCATCTGAATATGCCCTGAAACATGAGGATAAAATCAGTGGAGTCATATATCTAGGTGCATATCCGTCAACAAATGCATCAAATGCCACTTTCAAAGCACTGTCCATCAGAGGGTCTCTTGACGGACTGACAACAGATAAATCTATCTCTGAAAACCTGGGCAAGTTCCCTGCAAACACCACCTTCGTAACCATAGCTGGAGGCAACCATTACAATTTCGGTGATTATGGTGTGCAGGCTGGAGACAACAGCAGCACAATAACTAGGAAGGAACAGCAGGATAAAACTGTCAGTTATATTGTTGGGTTTGTTGAGGGGCTTTGA
- a CDS encoding MBL fold metallo-hydrolase, with protein sequence MNELNLREADRLEVTVLVDNFTDMFMEQSSKIDVRPPFAPEKPVLAEHGLSCFIKIFAGSEEHVILMDTGISTECLFQNANALNIDLNRVETVVLSHGHFDHIGGLLNFMNRVSGEIPLALHPEAFLERRINNPAASAPVPIPGLNEEDLKQAGAEIIKCREPSTLASELMLMTGEVERTTTFENGFPWAEVKINDKWVVDPFNDDQGLVVNLKDKGLVVISGCAHAGIINTVDYARKITKNDKVHAVLGGFHLTGPIFEPIVEPTIKEMKRINPDYVVPMHCTGWNSISKFKEEMPEKVVLNTVGTTYIF encoded by the coding sequence ATGAATGAATTAAACTTAAGAGAAGCAGATAGATTGGAAGTAACGGTTCTGGTTGATAATTTCACCGATATGTTCATGGAACAGAGCTCAAAAATTGATGTGCGACCACCATTTGCCCCTGAAAAACCTGTTCTTGCTGAACATGGGTTATCATGTTTTATAAAAATTTTTGCAGGTTCAGAAGAACATGTGATACTCATGGACACGGGAATATCTACAGAATGTCTATTTCAAAATGCAAATGCATTAAATATTGATTTAAATAGGGTAGAAACAGTAGTCTTGAGCCACGGCCATTTTGATCACATCGGTGGACTGTTGAATTTCATGAACCGTGTTTCTGGAGAAATTCCTTTAGCTCTTCATCCTGAAGCATTTCTTGAGCGACGTATTAACAACCCTGCTGCAAGTGCCCCTGTTCCTATACCCGGATTAAATGAAGAAGATTTGAAACAAGCAGGAGCTGAAATCATTAAATGTAGAGAGCCTTCTACATTGGCCTCAGAACTTATGTTAATGACAGGTGAAGTGGAAAGAACTACAACATTTGAAAATGGGTTTCCATGGGCAGAGGTGAAAATTAATGACAAATGGGTGGTTGATCCATTTAATGATGATCAAGGCTTAGTTGTCAACCTGAAAGATAAAGGATTGGTGGTTATCAGTGGTTGTGCCCATGCAGGAATAATTAACACAGTAGATTATGCACGGAAAATTACCAAAAACGACAAAGTTCATGCAGTACTAGGGGGTTTTCACCTCACAGGACCTATATTTGAGCCAATAGTTGAACCAACAATAAAAGAAATGAAAAGGATAAACCCTGATTATGTGGTGCCAATGCACTGCACAGGATGGAATTCTATTAGCAAATTCAAAGAGGAAATGCCTGAAAAGGTAGTTCTCAATACTGTAGGTACTACCTATATATTTTAA